The following are from one region of the Arcobacter defluvii genome:
- a CDS encoding AAA family ATPase: MELVYLWVEEYKNIENQGFRFSPRFEFHYDKDSKKLTKVRDESTTYKSIFPDNINITAIVGENGTGKSSLLKLIHKNLLIWKGSGFAIFKDKNDEILYSGEVEDYPILEDYKKLCSNNKKIDFPFFEYSFTYDRDIDYNNEFIYPKKQINSIKGGIHLINELFRNQKNILLNYFDLKETKQLDKFESFFIPKTINIFFDIETVKQNDKYPSLTKESKSNLAKLKSLIYPNLATTDFINEVKEISKLLTNRNSYEERTNEFDYFNPEFEFQLGKYDTQEEEYNNLWKNSQKSFIELNNLSETKVIKLVNSNEKWLNESNLLIYSFDIEKLDSKIIEIIMASFSSYQFTIQLCDNNNKALNDLSFGEQQLLFILNQLYSLKNKVDENKSLENNIVLLDEIDIGLHPMWQKKSINYICEFLKLLPNINFHLIFATHSPFILSDIPKENVIFLEKYKENDEEVKNENQKVGNCKNVSKDIELNTFGANIHTLLSNGFFMSEGLMGEFAQNKINNVIKKLKDKNYNPSKNEKENILAIIKIIGEDFLRTKLLDMYYKKFDDDFIKKQRKEELLEQQEKIKKELENL, from the coding sequence ATGGAATTAGTTTATTTATGGGTTGAAGAGTATAAAAATATTGAGAATCAGGGGTTTAGATTTTCGCCGAGGTTTGAATTTCATTATGATAAAGATTCAAAAAAGTTAACAAAAGTCAGAGATGAAAGTACAACTTATAAAAGTATTTTTCCTGATAATATTAATATTACGGCTATTGTTGGAGAAAATGGAACAGGAAAGAGTAGTTTATTAAAATTGATTCATAAAAATCTTTTAATTTGGAAAGGTTCTGGTTTTGCAATATTTAAAGATAAAAACGATGAAATATTATATTCAGGAGAAGTAGAAGATTATCCTATTCTTGAAGATTATAAAAAATTATGTTCTAATAATAAAAAGATTGATTTCCCTTTTTTTGAATATTCATTTACTTATGATAGAGATATAGACTATAACAATGAATTTATTTATCCTAAAAAACAAATCAATTCAATAAAAGGTGGTATCCATTTAATAAATGAGTTATTTCGTAATCAGAAAAATATTCTATTAAATTATTTTGATTTAAAAGAAACTAAACAATTAGATAAATTTGAATCTTTTTTTATTCCTAAAACAATAAATATATTTTTTGATATAGAAACTGTTAAGCAAAATGATAAATATCCAAGTTTAACAAAAGAGTCAAAAAGTAATTTAGCTAAATTAAAAAGCTTGATTTATCCAAATCTTGCTACTACTGATTTTATCAATGAAGTAAAAGAAATATCAAAATTATTAACAAATAGAAATTCATATGAGGAAAGGACTAATGAATTTGATTATTTTAATCCAGAATTTGAATTTCAATTAGGTAAATATGATACTCAAGAAGAAGAGTATAATAATTTATGGAAAAACTCTCAAAAATCTTTCATTGAATTAAATAATCTTTCAGAAACAAAAGTTATAAAATTAGTTAATTCTAATGAGAAATGGCTTAATGAATCTAATTTACTTATTTATTCATTTGATATTGAAAAATTAGATTCTAAAATAATTGAAATTATAATGGCAAGTTTTTCATCATACCAATTTACTATACAACTTTGTGATAACAATAATAAGGCATTAAATGATTTAAGTTTTGGAGAACAGCAATTACTATTTATACTAAATCAGTTATATTCACTAAAGAATAAAGTAGATGAAAATAAAAGCCTTGAAAATAACATTGTTCTGTTGGATGAAATTGATATTGGATTACATCCTATGTGGCAAAAAAAATCAATTAATTATATTTGTGAATTTCTAAAACTACTTCCAAATATAAATTTTCATCTCATTTTTGCAACACATTCTCCATTTATACTTTCAGATATTCCAAAAGAAAATGTGATATTTTTAGAAAAATACAAAGAAAATGATGAAGAAGTAAAAAACGAAAATCAAAAAGTTGGTAACTGTAAAAATGTAAGTAAAGATATAGAACTCAATACCTTTGGAGCAAACATTCATACTTTACTTTCAAATGGCTTTTTTATGAGTGAGGGGCTTATGGGTGAGTTTGCCCAAAATAAAATAAATAATGTAATAAAAAAATTAAAAGATAAAAATTACAATCCATCAAAAAATGAAAAAGAAAATATTTTAGCTATCATAAAAATTATAGGCGAAGATTTTTTAAGAACAAAACTTTTAGATATGTATTATAAAAAATTTGATGATGATTTTATAAAAAAACAACGAAAAGAAGAGTTACTAGAACAACAAGAAAAAATTAAAAAAGAATTGGAAAATTTATGA
- a CDS encoding type II toxin-antitoxin system HipA family toxin: MIKTVNVFLNHFNNKIFVGKLALKNRKIYFEYDENFIKKDIQISPYILPLKKELQVCNDNIFDGLFGVFADSLPDGWGKLLLDRHLMSKGINFHDITPLDRLCYVGKYGIGALSYEPIYEEIETKNQEIILDDLANSSINILNGSSYELLDTLLAIGGSSAGARPKIMTQLNNKNEILHGSQKLIEGFEHYIIKFPNSNDGLNIGKIEYIYSLMAKKANIEIPETKLLKGKKNSYFAIKRFDRIKDNRLHIHSVAGLVHSDFRIPSLDYDDLLTLCFHLTKDINEVKKLFRLAVFNLFTHNRDDHAKNFSFMLDEKNSWKLTPAYDLTFSYGVVTEHSTTYLNEGKNPTINHLEKLALKHGIKEYKQIIEEVKSAILEFPNLAIDVELPKNETVNLGKIFSELMGKK; encoded by the coding sequence ATGATAAAAACTGTAAATGTATTTTTAAATCATTTTAATAACAAAATCTTTGTTGGAAAGTTAGCACTTAAAAATAGAAAAATATATTTTGAATATGATGAGAATTTTATAAAAAAAGATATTCAAATTTCTCCTTATATTTTGCCATTAAAAAAAGAGTTACAAGTTTGTAATGACAATATTTTTGATGGTTTATTTGGAGTTTTTGCAGATAGTTTGCCTGATGGTTGGGGAAAATTACTTTTAGACAGACACTTAATGTCAAAAGGGATAAATTTTCACGATATTACACCACTTGATAGATTGTGTTATGTTGGAAAATATGGTATAGGAGCATTAAGTTATGAACCAATATATGAAGAGATAGAGACGAAAAATCAAGAGATTATTTTAGATGATTTAGCAAACTCTTCAATTAATATTTTAAATGGCTCTAGTTATGAACTTCTTGATACATTATTGGCAATTGGTGGAAGTAGTGCAGGAGCTAGACCAAAAATTATGACTCAATTAAACAATAAAAATGAAATACTTCATGGAAGTCAAAAATTAATAGAGGGTTTTGAACATTATATAATTAAATTTCCAAACTCAAATGATGGATTAAATATTGGAAAAATAGAGTATATCTACTCTTTGATGGCAAAAAAAGCAAATATTGAAATACCTGAAACAAAGTTGCTAAAAGGCAAAAAAAATAGCTATTTTGCAATAAAAAGATTTGATAGAATAAAAGATAATAGATTGCATATTCATAGTGTAGCTGGATTAGTTCATAGTGATTTTAGAATTCCATCACTTGATTATGATGATTTATTAACTTTATGTTTTCATCTTACAAAAGATATAAATGAAGTAAAAAAACTTTTCAGATTAGCAGTTTTTAATCTTTTTACACATAATCGTGACGACCATGCCAAAAACTTCTCTTTTATGTTGGATGAAAAAAATTCTTGGAAACTCACCCCTGCTTATGATTTGACTTTTTCTTATGGAGTGGTAACTGAACACAGCACTACATACTTAAATGAGGGAAAAAATCCAACAATAAATCATCTTGAAAAACTAGCATTAAAACACGGAATCAAAGAGTATAAACAAATAATTGAAGAAGTAAAAAGTGCAATTTTAGAGTTTCCAAATCTTGCAATAGATGTGGAACTTCCAAAAAATGAAACTGTAAATTTGGGTAAAATATTTAGTGAGTTAATGGGGAAAAAATAG
- a CDS encoding helix-turn-helix domain-containing protein, whose protein sequence is MLAINISTPKSIMQDLKDKFKQKRLSLNLTQEGLSNKSGVSLGSIKRFETSGEISFESLLKIALVLNCLDDFKNIANKKDEQYDSMDDLLKVKPIKKRGAIK, encoded by the coding sequence ATGTTAGCTATTAATATCTCAACACCAAAATCTATAATGCAAGATTTAAAAGATAAATTCAAACAAAAAAGATTATCTTTAAACCTAACACAAGAAGGACTTTCCAACAAAAGTGGAGTAAGTCTTGGTAGTATCAAAAGGTTTGAAACAAGTGGCGAAATCTCTTTTGAATCTTTACTAAAAATTGCATTAGTCTTAAATTGTTTAGATGATTTTAAAAATATTGCAAATAAAAAAGATGAACAATACGATTCTATGGATGATTTATTAAAAGTAAAACCAATCAAAAAAAGAGGAGCTATAAAATGA
- a CDS encoding YcaO-like family protein, translated as MNLLSKNSPVEQSILKMKAVLKDVGCEASFSQEKHPLENCFSVNLASNEAPNHIYSNGKGTISDASIASAYGEYIERLQTNNFFIDFHLPNRKYYPDEVAFDFDGDYLNPELKKIYDADGELEPKDLVDFNSDYMDKIVALPFIKESTKEKTYIPINILSNLFVSNGLATGNTANEAKVQALSEIFERYAKIAIIKEGYALPKFPDEVVKSFPKVYKDVEALRELGYIIEVLDASLGGIFPVTAISLINTKNNTLFVSFGAHPILEVSLERTMTELMQGRDLTNLDAFEIPTFDMSLVADSFNLEAHFIDSNGKLGFPFLSAKKSFEYAPWKYEGNGSDDEYAFLLDILKSQNREMYVREYTYLDFYSCQMIVPNFSEVYPLDDMVYNNKNNGKLIRDMVLNFEKYDANDILDVIDSLDDSLNMQLYIGVIFEENFTMQDFKAQMLLLLEEYDDALEILEFSNNKLGHLVAQLLRMQNDELEWNDYEESLFNIYGEEKIQKAVNILEGKEYLINRTLHQDYKNMLSMFDKLEVKKRAFYKI; from the coding sequence ATGAATTTACTATCAAAAAACTCTCCCGTTGAACAATCAATTTTAAAAATGAAAGCAGTATTAAAAGATGTAGGTTGTGAAGCCTCTTTTTCACAAGAAAAACATCCTTTAGAAAACTGTTTTTCAGTAAACTTAGCTTCAAATGAAGCCCCAAATCATATCTATTCAAATGGAAAAGGAACAATCTCAGATGCTTCAATAGCAAGTGCTTATGGAGAATATATCGAAAGATTACAAACTAACAACTTTTTTATAGATTTCCACCTTCCAAATAGAAAATATTATCCTGATGAAGTTGCTTTTGATTTTGATGGAGATTATTTAAACCCTGAATTAAAAAAAATCTATGATGCAGATGGTGAATTAGAACCAAAAGATTTAGTTGATTTTAACAGCGACTATATGGACAAAATCGTAGCGTTGCCATTTATCAAAGAATCAACAAAAGAAAAAACATATATTCCAATAAATATTTTAAGTAACCTTTTTGTAAGTAACGGTCTGGCTACTGGTAACACTGCAAATGAAGCAAAAGTTCAAGCTCTTAGTGAAATCTTTGAAAGATATGCAAAAATCGCTATCATCAAAGAAGGTTATGCACTTCCAAAGTTTCCAGATGAAGTTGTAAAATCATTTCCAAAAGTTTATAAAGATGTAGAAGCTTTAAGAGAGTTAGGTTATATCATCGAAGTTTTGGATGCAAGTCTTGGTGGAATTTTCCCCGTAACTGCAATTTCACTAATAAACACTAAAAATAATACTCTATTTGTATCATTTGGAGCTCACCCTATTTTAGAAGTAAGTTTAGAGCGAACTATGACAGAACTTATGCAAGGAAGAGATTTAACAAATCTTGATGCTTTTGAAATTCCTACTTTTGATATGAGTTTAGTAGCTGATAGTTTTAACTTAGAAGCTCACTTTATTGATTCAAATGGAAAGTTAGGTTTTCCATTTTTAAGTGCTAAAAAAAGTTTTGAATATGCTCCTTGGAAATATGAGGGAAATGGAAGTGATGATGAATACGCATTTTTACTTGATATTTTAAAATCTCAGAATAGAGAAATGTATGTAAGAGAATATACATATTTAGACTTTTACTCTTGTCAAATGATTGTTCCAAATTTTTCAGAAGTTTATCCACTTGATGATATGGTTTACAACAACAAAAACAACGGAAAATTAATCCGAGATATGGTTTTAAACTTTGAAAAATATGATGCAAATGATATTTTAGATGTAATTGACAGTCTTGATGATTCACTAAATATGCAACTTTACATTGGTGTGATTTTTGAAGAAAACTTTACAATGCAAGATTTTAAAGCTCAAATGTTACTTCTTTTAGAAGAGTATGATGATGCTTTAGAAATTTTGGAGTTTTCAAATAATAAACTAGGACATTTAGTAGCTCAACTTCTTAGAATGCAAAATGATGAATTAGAATGGAATGATTATGAAGAATCACTTTTTAATATTTATGGAGAAGAAAAAATTCAAAAAGCTGTAAATATATTAGAAGGAAAAGAGTATTTAATAAATAGAACTTTACATCAAGATTATAAAAATATGTTAAGTATGTTTGATAAACTTGAAGTTAAAAAAAGAGCTTTTTATAAAATTTAA
- a CDS encoding DUF302 domain-containing protein produces MQYIEVSNKSVQEVVDSIKETATKYKFGVMHIHNIKETLKSKGIDFKNECQVLDICNPVIAEGFLKEDISLSCIMPCKISIYTLDGETMIAMNSLVQLVDDINPDLVGIAQKTQEQLLKIIDESI; encoded by the coding sequence ATGCAATACATAGAAGTATCAAATAAAAGTGTACAAGAAGTAGTTGATAGTATCAAAGAGACCGCAACAAAATATAAATTTGGGGTTATGCATATTCATAATATTAAAGAGACACTAAAATCAAAAGGTATTGATTTCAAAAATGAATGCCAAGTTCTTGATATTTGTAACCCAGTTATTGCAGAAGGATTTTTAAAAGAAGATATCTCTCTTTCTTGTATCATGCCTTGTAAAATATCTATTTATACTTTAGATGGTGAAACTATGATTGCAATGAATTCTTTAGTTCAATTAGTTGATGATATAAATCCAGATTTAGTTGGAATTGCACAAAAAACTCAAGAGCAACTCTTAAAAATTATTGATGAATCAATATAA
- a CDS encoding DUF2721 domain-containing protein — translation MINPLEINTINSVSQLIQLSVAPVFLLAGVAGLLNVFTGRLSRIIDKVDKLDKYENENLELLKNSNEIHSKIEQRRKFLTMRMKNTNLAILFCTSTGLLIALVIVTMFLSAIFEFQDSLLIAILFISAMVCLIISLFLFLREIFYTTSFIKNKQSYIP, via the coding sequence ATGATTAATCCTTTAGAAATAAATACAATAAATAGTGTTTCACAACTAATACAACTTTCAGTTGCTCCTGTTTTTTTACTTGCAGGAGTTGCAGGACTTTTAAATGTTTTTACAGGAAGATTATCGAGAATTATAGATAAAGTTGATAAATTAGATAAATATGAAAATGAAAATTTAGAATTATTAAAAAATAGTAATGAAATTCATTCTAAAATAGAACAAAGAAGAAAGTTTTTAACTATGAGAATGAAAAATACAAATTTAGCTATTTTATTTTGTACAAGTACTGGTTTATTAATTGCTTTAGTCATTGTAACAATGTTTTTAAGTGCTATATTTGAATTTCAAGACTCTTTGCTTATTGCAATTCTTTTCATTTCAGCTATGGTTTGTTTGATTATATCTTTGTTTTTATTTTTGAGAGAAATTTTCTATACAACTTCTTTTATAAAAAATAAACAAAGCTATATTCCATAA
- a CDS encoding methyl-accepting chemotaxis protein, translating into MLSRLSIKQKLILIMLIPLVVVILLAAKLAVDSFSASRNLSSLDNVVILSTKIGALVHETQKERGMTSGFLGSKAEKFKDELSAQRVMVDKELTDLNEYLISFDKNSYSSEFLENLNSALTKLEKLPDIRKEVSALNIDTSTAIAFYTDINRLLLNMIGTIINVSHNANVSHELVSYMNFLLSKERAGIERAVGTNVFAKNAFDKGMKAKFYILIAEQNAYMDVFLKVSDKKIIEFYKTTMQDKSIEEVEKMRKIALYDGLETNFNIDANYWFKTITEKINLLKKVENYLSDTLLKTIRSEIDEANKNMIIFGLLSAFGIALTMILARTIAFTILIDVDSVRKGVENFFAFINFEKDDIELIKIDSEDELGKMSRIINKNIEETKINIQKDRKLISDAIRVTNAINKGHLDIKIEVGSNNPTLNDLKNIINEMLFTLNSNISNILNILTSYSKLDFRPKLAQNNLEGIIKELEENINILGKVITDTLVENKKSGILLGKNAHSLSENMNKIASAANSQAASLEETAASLEEITSNITNNNETTIKMANFGNKVKESISLGQKLADKTVISMEEINSQTSAITEAITVIDQIAFQTNILSLNAAVEAATAGEAGKGFAVVAGEVRTLASRSAEAAKQIKDLVENAQRKTEEGKKIASDMIVGYTELNKNISTTLELIENVTTASKEQATGMVQINDAVNNLDQITQLNAQSASEANTIAQQTLDISNSIITQADSKEFDGKDSIRV; encoded by the coding sequence ATGCTTTCAAGACTATCAATAAAACAGAAACTTATCTTAATAATGCTAATTCCTTTAGTTGTTGTTATATTATTAGCAGCAAAATTAGCAGTAGATTCTTTTAGTGCTTCAAGAAATTTAAGTTCATTGGATAATGTAGTAATTCTTTCTACAAAAATAGGTGCTTTGGTTCATGAAACACAAAAAGAAAGAGGTATGACATCAGGCTTTTTAGGAAGCAAAGCAGAAAAATTTAAAGATGAATTATCAGCACAAAGAGTAATGGTTGATAAAGAGTTGACAGATTTAAATGAATATTTAATCTCTTTTGATAAAAACTCATATAGTTCAGAATTTTTAGAAAACCTAAATAGTGCTTTGACAAAGCTTGAAAAATTGCCAGATATTAGAAAAGAAGTAAGTGCTTTAAATATTGATACTTCCACTGCAATTGCATTTTATACAGATATAAATAGATTATTGTTAAATATGATTGGAACAATCATAAATGTATCACATAATGCTAATGTATCACATGAACTTGTATCTTATATGAACTTTTTATTATCAAAAGAAAGAGCTGGTATTGAACGAGCAGTTGGTACAAATGTATTTGCAAAAAATGCATTTGATAAAGGAATGAAGGCAAAATTTTATATTTTGATTGCTGAACAAAATGCTTATATGGATGTATTTTTAAAAGTTAGTGATAAAAAGATAATAGAATTTTATAAAACAACTATGCAGGATAAATCAATAGAAGAAGTTGAAAAAATGAGAAAAATAGCTTTATATGATGGCTTAGAAACAAATTTTAATATTGATGCAAATTATTGGTTTAAAACAATTACAGAAAAAATAAATCTATTAAAAAAAGTAGAAAATTATTTATCTGATACCTTACTTAAAACTATTAGAAGCGAAATAGATGAAGCAAATAAAAATATGATTATTTTTGGACTTTTAAGTGCTTTTGGTATAGCTTTAACTATGATTTTAGCAAGAACTATTGCTTTTACAATCCTAATTGATGTTGATTCTGTTAGAAAAGGAGTTGAAAACTTTTTTGCTTTTATAAATTTTGAAAAAGATGATATAGAGTTGATAAAAATTGATTCAGAAGATGAATTAGGAAAAATGTCAAGAATTATAAATAAAAATATAGAAGAAACTAAGATAAATATTCAAAAAGATAGAAAGTTAATATCAGATGCAATTAGAGTTACAAATGCAATTAATAAAGGACATTTAGATATAAAAATTGAAGTTGGTTCAAATAATCCGACGCTAAATGATTTAAAAAATATTATCAATGAAATGCTTTTTACTTTAAATAGTAATATATCAAATATTTTAAATATTTTAACTTCATATTCAAAATTAGATTTTAGACCAAAATTAGCTCAAAATAATTTGGAAGGAATAATAAAAGAATTAGAAGAAAATATAAATATTTTGGGAAAAGTTATTACAGACACTTTAGTAGAAAATAAAAAATCAGGAATTTTATTAGGTAAAAATGCACATAGTTTAAGTGAAAATATGAATAAAATTGCAAGTGCAGCAAATTCACAAGCAGCTTCTTTGGAAGAAACAGCTGCATCACTTGAAGAGATAACTTCTAATATTACAAATAATAATGAAACAACTATAAAAATGGCAAATTTTGGGAATAAAGTTAAAGAATCAATTTCATTAGGACAAAAATTAGCAGATAAAACAGTAATTTCTATGGAAGAGATAAATTCTCAAACATCTGCAATTACAGAAGCAATAACAGTTATCGATCAAATTGCTTTTCAAACAAATATTCTTTCACTTAATGCAGCAGTTGAAGCTGCAACTGCTGGAGAAGCTGGAAAAGGTTTTGCGGTTGTTGCAGGAGAAGTAAGAACACTTGCAAGTAGGAGTGCAGAAGCTGCAAAACAGATAAAAGATTTAGTAGAAAATGCTCAAAGAAAAACAGAAGAAGGTAAAAAAATAGCATCTGATATGATTGTTGGATATACTGAATTGAATAAAAATATTTCGACAACATTAGAGTTAATTGAAAATGTTACAACAGCAAGTAAAGAACAAGCAACAGGAATGGTTCAAATAAATGATGCAGTTAATAATTTAGATCAAATAACTCAATTAAATGCACAAAGTGCTTCAGAAGCAAATACAATAGCTCAGCAAACTCTTGATATATCAAATAGTATTATAACGCAAGCTGATTCTAAAGAATTTGATGGAAAAGATTCGATTAGAGTTTAA
- a CDS encoding ribonuclease HI — MKIEENFLDLISHNNTLNKEQLRILDLPFPCDENWKNSALNKDISKNDMNLLMLLKGDLSLKSQEQIIKNYHMVLNFNNIKAKVYTPKVEEKVEATTIKEGNEEEHIRIYCDGACSGNPGNAGSGLAIYSNKKNPVLLYGAYEEEGTNNIAELNALFQALTIASQTHSENIISIYSDSKYSIDCITTWAYGWKKNGWSKKGGEIKNLELIQEAHHLYEKLKNKIEIIHVRGHKGIEGNELADRMAVYTIKAKNKNFAFYSYDKIEDVLSLKSY; from the coding sequence ATGAAAATAGAAGAAAATTTTTTAGATTTAATATCACATAATAACACTTTAAATAAAGAACAATTAAGAATTTTAGATTTACCATTTCCCTGTGACGAAAATTGGAAGAATTCAGCTTTAAATAAAGATATTTCTAAAAATGATATGAATTTACTTATGCTTTTAAAAGGTGATTTATCTCTAAAATCTCAAGAACAAATAATAAAAAACTATCATATGGTTTTGAATTTTAATAACATAAAAGCCAAAGTTTATACTCCTAAAGTCGAAGAAAAAGTAGAAGCTACAACTATAAAAGAAGGAAATGAAGAAGAACATATAAGAATCTATTGTGATGGAGCTTGTAGTGGAAATCCTGGAAATGCAGGAAGTGGACTTGCAATTTATTCAAATAAAAAAAATCCAGTTTTACTATATGGTGCTTATGAAGAAGAAGGAACAAACAATATAGCCGAATTAAATGCTTTATTCCAAGCATTAACAATAGCTTCACAAACTCATAGTGAAAATATCATTTCTATTTATTCTGATTCAAAATATAGTATAGATTGTATTACTACTTGGGCTTATGGTTGGAAAAAAAATGGCTGGAGTAAAAAAGGTGGAGAAATAAAAAATCTTGAACTAATCCAAGAAGCTCATCATTTATATGAAAAATTAAAAAATAAAATAGAAATCATTCACGTAAGAGGACACAAAGGAATCGAAGGAAATGAACTTGCTGATAGAATGGCTGTTTATACAATAAAAGCAAAAAATAAAAACTTTGCCTTCTACTCTTATGATAAAATTGAAGATGTTTTATCACTGAAATCTTATTAA
- a CDS encoding aldolase catalytic domain-containing protein yields the protein MIEKKGSILTVREDIKVFDCTIRDGGLVNNYHFSDAFVKAHYETCLAAGVDYMEIGKNVSPTIMSEDEYGPWNFCKEEDIRRIVGENNTNMKIAVMSDIGRSLKEELRPKSESVVDMIRIATYIHQIPAAIELIEDAHAKGYETTVNIMAISKSFDDELDEVLSQLSKTPVDVIYIADSFGSFYPEQIKKLTEKYLKVAQESGKQIGIHAHNNLQLAYANTLESMIYGASFLDVTISGLGRGAGNCPLELLIGFLKNPKYKLMPVLKFIEEYIVPLEKQLDWGYSIPYMLTGQLNEHPRAAMKARDEKDTNYREFYRNLLVD from the coding sequence ATGATTGAAAAAAAAGGTTCAATATTGACAGTTAGAGAAGATATAAAAGTTTTTGATTGTACTATTAGAGATGGTGGATTAGTAAATAATTATCATTTTAGTGACGCTTTTGTAAAAGCACATTACGAAACTTGTTTAGCTGCTGGTGTTGATTATATGGAAATTGGGAAAAATGTATCTCCAACTATTATGAGTGAAGATGAATATGGTCCTTGGAATTTCTGTAAAGAAGAAGATATTAGAAGAATTGTTGGTGAAAATAACACAAATATGAAAATTGCTGTTATGAGTGATATTGGTAGAAGTTTAAAAGAAGAATTAAGACCAAAATCTGAAAGTGTTGTTGATATGATAAGAATTGCAACATATATTCATCAAATTCCTGCAGCAATCGAATTAATTGAAGATGCACATGCAAAAGGTTATGAAACAACTGTAAATATTATGGCTATTTCAAAATCATTTGATGATGAACTTGATGAAGTTTTATCACAATTATCAAAAACTCCTGTTGATGTTATTTATATAGCTGATAGTTTTGGTTCTTTTTATCCTGAACAAATTAAGAAATTAACAGAAAAATATTTAAAGGTTGCTCAAGAATCAGGAAAACAAATTGGAATTCATGCACATAATAATCTTCAATTAGCTTATGCAAATACTTTAGAATCTATGATTTATGGTGCAAGTTTCCTTGATGTAACAATATCAGGATTAGGAAGAGGAGCTGGAAACTGTCCGCTTGAACTTTTAATTGGTTTTTTAAAAAATCCAAAATACAAACTAATGCCTGTATTAAAATTTATTGAAGAGTATATTGTTCCACTTGAAAAACAACTTGACTGGGGATATAGTATTCCATATATGTTAACTGGTCAGTTAAATGAACATCCAAGAGCTGCTATGAAAGCTAGAGATGAAAAAGATACAAACTATAGAGAATTTTATAGAAATTTATTAGTTGATTAA
- a CDS encoding monooxygenase — MNYLLQVDFPHDGIFGEEFSKAFVDLANDISKEEGLLWKIWTENENTKEAGGIYLFSNEADAKRYLEKHTKRLESFGYKNIRAKIFEVNKALSEITKASFL, encoded by the coding sequence ATGAATTATCTTTTACAAGTAGATTTTCCACATGATGGAATTTTTGGTGAAGAGTTTTCAAAAGCTTTTGTTGATTTAGCAAATGATATATCAAAAGAAGAAGGTTTACTTTGGAAAATCTGGACTGAAAATGAAAATACAAAAGAAGCAGGTGGAATTTATCTATTTTCAAATGAAGCTGATGCAAAAAGATATTTAGAAAAACATACAAAAAGACTTGAATCTTTTGGATATAAAAATATAAGAGCAAAAATTTTTGAAGTAAATAAAGCTTTAAGTGAAATCACAAAAGCAAGTTTTTTATAA
- a CDS encoding DoxX family membrane protein, giving the protein MKNTIKLMRISLGIIFLWYGILKFFPSLSPAEELAIKTIDIMFFGLINETISIKLLALLEVGIGLGFLSGYYTKIVTIIFLGHMVCTFAPLFILPELSFTHAPYAFTLVGQYIVKNIVFILVGIIIYQNELTKEIR; this is encoded by the coding sequence ATGAAAAACACTATTAAGTTAATGAGAATATCTCTAGGAATTATTTTTTTATGGTATGGAATATTGAAATTTTTTCCATCATTAAGTCCAGCAGAAGAATTGGCTATAAAAACAATTGATATTATGTTTTTTGGTTTAATAAATGAAACAATCTCAATTAAGCTTTTAGCACTTTTAGAAGTAGGAATAGGTCTTGGATTTTTAAGTGGTTATTATACAAAAATTGTAACAATAATTTTTTTAGGTCATATGGTTTGTACTTTTGCACCGTTATTTATACTTCCAGAATTGTCTTTTACTCACGCACCTTATGCTTTTACACTTGTTGGTCAATATATAGTAAAAAATATTGTATTTATATTAGTAGGAATTATTATTTATCAAAATGAGTTGACTAAAGAAATAAGATAA